A genomic stretch from Amycolatopsis sp. 195334CR includes:
- a CDS encoding deoxyribodipyrimidine photo-lyase: MSVAIALFTRDLRVHDNPVLTAAAKADRVIPLFVLDERITGTPNRAAFLAACLRDLDAGLKELGARLVNRRGNLVDEVCAFDADEVHVAADVSAFAHRREDALREALGDRLVVHDAVTTVLAPGAVTPTGGKDHFAVFTPYFRRWSEADRRSVLEPPRLTPARVRLGKVPSAKDICAGKTAPGLPDGGERAGRELVDDWFGGQVDEYTRLQDDMAAGGTSRLSPHLHFGSVSANELVHRAGRSAGAEAFVRQLAWRDFHHQVLAARPASSHTDYRSHGDRWRKSTKDLDAWREGRTGVPIVDAGMRQLLREGWMHNRARLIVGSFLTKTLYVDWREGARHFLAHLVDADVANNQLNWQWVAGTGTDTRPNRVLNPILQGKRYDPRGDYVREYVPELSGIEGPAVHEPWKHSGAEDYPSPIVDLRTGADRFLRARGK, encoded by the coding sequence TTGAGCGTCGCGATCGCGTTGTTCACCAGGGATCTCCGGGTGCACGACAACCCGGTGCTGACCGCGGCGGCGAAGGCGGACCGGGTGATCCCGTTGTTCGTGCTGGACGAGCGGATCACCGGCACGCCGAACCGGGCCGCCTTCCTCGCCGCCTGCCTGCGGGACCTGGACGCCGGGCTGAAGGAACTGGGCGCGCGGCTGGTGAACCGGCGCGGGAACCTGGTCGACGAGGTGTGCGCGTTCGACGCCGACGAGGTGCACGTGGCGGCCGACGTGAGCGCGTTCGCCCACCGGCGCGAGGACGCGCTGCGGGAGGCGCTGGGCGATCGGCTGGTCGTGCACGACGCGGTGACCACGGTGCTCGCGCCGGGCGCGGTGACGCCGACCGGCGGCAAGGACCACTTCGCCGTGTTCACCCCGTACTTCCGGCGCTGGTCGGAGGCCGACCGGCGCTCGGTGCTCGAACCACCGCGGTTGACACCCGCGCGGGTGCGCCTCGGGAAAGTGCCGTCGGCCAAGGACATCTGCGCCGGGAAGACCGCGCCGGGACTGCCGGACGGCGGTGAGCGCGCGGGCCGCGAACTGGTGGACGACTGGTTCGGCGGGCAGGTGGACGAGTACACGCGGTTGCAGGACGACATGGCCGCCGGTGGCACGTCGAGGCTTTCACCGCACCTGCACTTCGGCTCGGTGTCGGCGAACGAGCTGGTCCACCGCGCGGGCCGGTCGGCCGGGGCCGAGGCGTTCGTGCGGCAGCTGGCCTGGCGCGACTTCCACCACCAGGTGCTCGCCGCGCGCCCGGCCAGTTCGCACACCGACTACCGCTCCCACGGCGACCGCTGGCGTAAGTCCACAAAGGACCTGGATGCCTGGCGGGAAGGCCGTACCGGGGTGCCGATCGTGGACGCCGGGATGCGCCAGCTGCTGCGGGAGGGCTGGATGCACAACCGGGCGCGGCTGATCGTCGGCAGCTTCCTGACCAAAACGCTGTACGTGGACTGGCGGGAGGGCGCGCGGCACTTCCTCGCGCACCTGGTGGACGCGGACGTGGCGAACAACCAGCTCAACTGGCAGTGGGTGGCCGGGACCGGCACCGACACGCGGCCGAACCGCGTGCTCAACCCGATCCTGCAGGGGAAGCGGTACGACCCGCGGGGTGACTACGTGCGCGAGTACGTGCCGGAACTTTCGGGCATCGAGGGCCCGGCGGTGCACGAACCGTGGAAGCACAGCGGCGCCGAGGACTACCCGTCCCCGATCGTCGACCTGCGGACCGGCGCCGACCGCTTCCTGCGTGCCCGCGGCAAGTAG
- a CDS encoding cryptochrome/photolyase family protein — MTDQSALWLFADQLGPHFRTGDLADRPIVLIESAHAFAHKRFHRQKLHLVLAGMRQLAAELGDRVTYLRAPTYRAGLAEYGRPVVVHEPGSHAANRLVRRLHREGVVTGIRPTPGFTRTKADFADWARDRRRFLMEDFYRDQRRRLGVLLEPDGEPVGGRWNLDQENRKPPPKQRTLDVPGPWQPRENAIDDEVRADLDRMARDGEIQPIGVDGPRRFAVSRAEALRALRKFLDDRLPTFGPHQDAMLGADWAMSHALLSVPLNLGLLDPLDVAERAAARYEAGRAPLACVEGFVRQLLGWREWVWQLYWYLGPDYLGRNRLLARKPLPDWWRDLDPDAVTARCLRTALTGVRDRGYAHHIERLMVLGNHALQRGYQPRELTEWFATAFVDGFPWVMPANVIGMSQYADGGIVATKPYAAGGAYLNRMSDHCGRCEFDPKVRVGADACPFTAGYWAFLDRNADRLRDNHRMRQPLNGLSRLSDLDALVEQEREREDF, encoded by the coding sequence GTGACTGACCAGAGCGCGCTGTGGCTGTTCGCCGACCAGCTCGGCCCGCACTTCCGCACCGGGGACCTGGCGGACCGGCCGATCGTGCTGATCGAGTCGGCGCACGCCTTCGCGCACAAGCGCTTCCACCGGCAGAAACTGCACCTCGTGCTGGCCGGGATGCGGCAGCTCGCGGCCGAGCTCGGCGATCGCGTCACCTACCTCCGCGCGCCGACCTACCGGGCCGGGCTGGCCGAGTACGGCAGGCCGGTGGTGGTGCACGAACCGGGTTCGCACGCGGCCAACCGCCTGGTGCGCCGGCTGCACCGCGAGGGCGTGGTGACCGGGATCCGGCCGACACCGGGCTTCACCCGGACCAAGGCGGACTTCGCCGACTGGGCCCGCGACCGGCGGCGCTTCCTGATGGAGGACTTCTACCGCGACCAGCGCCGCCGGCTCGGGGTGCTGCTGGAACCCGACGGCGAACCGGTGGGCGGGCGGTGGAACCTCGACCAGGAGAACCGGAAACCACCGCCGAAGCAGCGCACGCTGGACGTGCCGGGACCGTGGCAGCCGCGGGAGAACGCGATCGACGACGAGGTCCGCGCGGACCTGGACCGGATGGCGCGCGACGGCGAGATCCAGCCCATCGGCGTCGACGGGCCGCGCCGGTTCGCGGTCAGCCGTGCCGAAGCGCTCCGGGCGCTGCGGAAGTTCCTCGACGACCGGCTGCCCACCTTCGGCCCGCACCAGGACGCGATGCTCGGCGCGGACTGGGCGATGTCGCACGCGCTGCTGTCGGTTCCGCTGAACCTCGGCCTGCTCGACCCGCTCGACGTCGCCGAGCGGGCCGCCGCCCGCTACGAGGCCGGCCGCGCGCCGCTGGCCTGCGTCGAAGGCTTCGTCCGGCAGCTGCTGGGCTGGCGCGAGTGGGTGTGGCAGCTGTACTGGTACCTCGGCCCGGACTACCTGGGGCGCAACAGGTTGCTGGCCAGGAAGCCGTTGCCGGACTGGTGGCGCGACCTCGATCCCGACGCGGTGACCGCGCGGTGCCTGCGCACCGCGTTGACCGGGGTGCGGGACCGCGGCTACGCCCACCACATCGAACGGCTGATGGTGCTCGGCAACCACGCGCTGCAACGCGGTTACCAGCCGCGCGAGCTGACCGAGTGGTTCGCCACCGCGTTCGTCGACGGCTTCCCGTGGGTGATGCCCGCCAACGTGATCGGGATGAGCCAGTACGCCGACGGCGGCATCGTGGCGACCAAGCCGTACGCGGCGGGCGGCGCCTACCTGAACCGGATGAGTGACCACTGTGGACGGTGCGAGTTCGATCCGAAGGTGCGCGTCGGGGCCGACGCCTGCCCGTTCACCGCGGGCTACTGGGCCTTCCTCGACCGCAACGCCGACCGGCTGCGGGACAACCACCGGATGCGGCAACCGCTGAACGGCCTTTCCCGGCTGTCCGATCTGGACGCGCTGGTCGAGCAGGAGAGGGAACGGGAGGACTTTTGA